The following are from one region of the Ischnura elegans chromosome 12, ioIscEleg1.1, whole genome shotgun sequence genome:
- the LOC124168683 gene encoding uncharacterized protein LOC124168683: MNICEGPPTKRCVLSTIAKLYDPCGWLTPVILWAKYFIQLLWTVGLQWDDSLPPEMLQKWSMFLRELPELNKIIMYRQIFPPKPISVELHGFSDASEHGYAACVYVRSTDQKNGIKVSLLIAKSRVSPLKRVTLPRLELCGAHILAKLLKYSHSILCSHYSIDVISAWCDSTIVLAWLQRSPHLLKTFVANRVADIQDKIPPHHWHHVVSSQNPADCASRGLMPSQLQHHPLWWKGPPWLSLPHNQWPFLKFPCVIEEDLPECKSSDAMVYFSAAQPEWDLLTKFSSWSKLQYVVSYVLRFIAQCQRSSRFDDFITSKELINSTMIICKLVQQAIFQHEIIALKKGNRCSIKLLRLAPFLDDYGLLRLLPGARLNLS; the protein is encoded by the coding sequence ATGAATATTTGTGAAGGTCCTCCCACAAAACGATGTGTGCTTTCTACTATTGCCAAACTCTATGATCCATGTGGATGGCTAACGCCCGTTattctttgggcaaaatattttatccagttATTGTGGACAGTTGGGCTTCAGTGGGATGATTCCCTTCCTCCGGAAATGTTGCAGAAGTGGAGTATGTTCTTGCGTGAGTTGCCagaactgaataaaattataatgtatcGTCAAATATTTCCTCCTAAACCAATTAGTGTTGAACTACATGGGTTTTCGGATGCCTCGGAGCACGGATACGCAGCATGCGTGTACGTGAGATCAACTGACCAAAAAAACGGGATAAAAGTTTCCCTGTTGATTGCCAAATCAAGAGTTTCTCCCCTCAAGCGGGTTACTTTACCGCGTTTAGAATTGTGTGGAGCGCACATATTAGCTAAACTGCTAAAATACTCTCATTCAATTTTATGTTCGCATTACAGCATCGACGTCATCTCTGCATGGTGTGACTCAACGATCGTTTTGGCGTGGCTTCAACGATCTCCTCATCTGCTTAAAACTTTTGTTGCAAACCGGGTGGCTGATATCCAAGACAAAATACCCCCTCATCACTGGCACCATGTAGTCTCCAGCCAAAATCCTGCGGACTGCGCTTCGCGGGGTTTGATGCCTTCACAGCTTCAACATCATCCCCTGTGGTGGAAAGGGCCGCCATGGCTAAGTTTACCCCATAACCAATGGCCATTCTTAAAATTTCCGTGTGTAATTGAGGAAGATCTACCTGAATGTAAGTCTTCAGATGCAATGGTTTATTTCTCTGCTGCCCAACCAGAGTGGGATTTACTTACCAAATTTTCGTCTTGGTCTAAGTTGCAATATGTAGTATCATATGTTTTAAGATTCATCGCGCAATGTCAACGATCTTCAAGGTTCGATGACTTCATTACTAGCAAAGAATTAATTAACTCTACCATGATAATATGCAAACTGGTGCAACAAGCTATTTTTCAGCATGAAATAATTGCTCTTAAAAAGGGAAATCGCTGCAGTATCAAACTACTACGCTTGGCCCCATTTTTGGATGACTACGGACTTCTGCGA